A region from the Musa acuminata AAA Group cultivar baxijiao chromosome BXJ1-10, Cavendish_Baxijiao_AAA, whole genome shotgun sequence genome encodes:
- the LOC135596022 gene encoding uncharacterized protein LOC135596022, with amino-acid sequence MDPSLAKRLWHMIRAACYMLRKGFCRHKLMMDLHLLLKRGKLAGKAIGNFVTFHHHHDRHTGSDAYPACSCRSMDPDFSFYNNKEIEFSCSNTPSYPSFFLTAKRKNRQRHGCYDIDVTALAQQLEMLSTEISEAESSAMASASPSPSPAPMWSVGKSPAAVRQLRVTDSPFPMMDGDGEADGRVDREAEEFIKRFYEKLRLQQSVPATPEYQYRSRRKPA; translated from the coding sequence ATGGATCCTTCCCTGGCCAAGCGGCTGTGGCACATGATCAGAGCTGCTTGCTACATGCTACGTAAGGGTTTCTGCAGGCACAAGCTCATGATggatctccacctcctcctcaagcGCGGCAAGCTCGCCGGGAAAGCCATCGGAAACTTCGTCACCTTCCATCACCACCATGACCGCCACACTGGCTCCGATGCGTACCCGGCCTGCTCGTGCCGGTCCATGGACCCCGACTTCTCCTTCTACAACAACAAGGAGATAGAGTTCAGCTGCAGCAACACCCCCTCCTACCCATCCTTCTTCCTCACTGCCAAGCGGAAGAACCGCCAACGCCACGGCTGCTACGACATCGACGTCACCGCACTAGCCCAGCAGCTTGAAATGCTGAGCACGGAGATATCTGAAGCCGAGTCGTCGGCCATGGCGTCggcgtcgccgtcgccgtcgcctgcGCCGATGTGGAGCGTCGGTAAGAGCCCGGCAGCGGTGCGGCAGCTGAGGGTAACAGACTCGCCGTTCCCGATGATGGATGGGGACGGGGAGGCCGATGGCCGCGTCGACCGGGAGGCAGAGGAGTTCATCAAGAGGTTCTACGAGAAGCTTCGTCTCCAGCAGAGCGTCCCGGCGACACCGGAGTACCAGTACCGCAGCCGCCGCAAGCCGGCCTGA